Proteins from a genomic interval of Desulfovibrio piger:
- the lysA gene encoding diaminopimelate decarboxylase has translation MSQIRSSYTDSINFYGGHSPLDLAQQFGTPLYVYNETVLRQRCRELKALSSLPGFGVNYSVKANTNPVLLRIIREEGLVVDAMSPGELYMDQLAGFTADEILYISNNISEDELRNAVRHGVLISVDSLSQVETLGRVNPGGKVMVRFNPGIGAGHHAKVVTAGKETKFGVSPELLDDLFAILKKYDLHLAGINQHIGSLFMEADGYIAAAEVLLHLAERLPADVLEKLEVIDFGGGFGIPYHKYEDQPRLDMDDLGSRLHGLISGWAEKTGYTGRFLVEPGRYVVAECGVLLGSVNATKTNGDSRYAGTDLGFNVLVRPAMYDSFHDVEVYRQGAQGPDTETVEQSVVGNICESGDILAKNRQLPLLHEGDVLGVLDAGAYGFVMSSSYNQRCRAAEILIQADGSVRLIRRRETLEDLAACYEGLL, from the coding sequence ATGTCCCAGATCCGCTCCAGCTATACCGACAGTATCAATTTTTATGGTGGCCATTCTCCTCTGGATCTGGCCCAACAGTTCGGTACGCCGCTCTATGTCTATAATGAGACCGTGCTGCGCCAGCGCTGCCGCGAACTCAAGGCCCTTTCCTCCCTGCCCGGCTTTGGCGTCAACTATTCGGTCAAGGCCAACACCAACCCCGTGCTGCTGCGCATCATCCGCGAAGAAGGCCTGGTGGTGGACGCCATGAGCCCCGGCGAGCTGTACATGGACCAGCTGGCGGGCTTCACCGCCGACGAGATCCTCTACATCTCCAACAACATCTCTGAAGACGAGCTGCGCAATGCCGTCCGGCACGGCGTGCTGATCAGCGTGGATTCCCTTTCCCAGGTGGAGACCCTGGGCCGCGTCAATCCCGGCGGCAAGGTCATGGTGCGCTTCAACCCCGGTATCGGCGCCGGCCATCACGCCAAGGTCGTCACCGCCGGCAAGGAGACCAAGTTCGGCGTCTCGCCGGAACTGCTGGACGACCTGTTCGCCATCCTGAAAAAATATGACCTGCATCTGGCCGGCATCAACCAGCATATCGGCTCCCTGTTCATGGAGGCCGACGGCTACATCGCCGCTGCCGAGGTCCTGCTGCATTTGGCCGAACGTCTGCCCGCCGACGTGCTGGAAAAACTGGAAGTCATCGACTTCGGCGGCGGTTTCGGCATCCCCTACCACAAATACGAAGACCAGCCCCGTCTGGACATGGACGACCTGGGCAGCCGCCTGCACGGCCTCATCAGCGGCTGGGCGGAAAAGACCGGCTACACCGGCCGCTTCCTGGTGGAGCCCGGCCGCTATGTGGTGGCCGAATGCGGCGTCCTGCTGGGGAGCGTCAACGCCACCAAGACCAACGGTGACAGCCGCTATGCCGGTACCGACCTGGGCTTCAACGTGCTGGTGCGTCCCGCCATGTACGACTCCTTCCATGATGTGGAAGTGTACCGTCAGGGCGCGCAGGGCCCGGATACCGAGACCGTGGAACAGAGCGTCGTGGGCAACATCTGCGAAAGTGGCGACATCCTGGCCAAGAACCGCCAGCTGCCCCTGCTGCATGAAGGCGACGTGCTGGGCGTGCTGGACGCCGGGGCTTACGGTTTCGTGATGTCCTCCTCCTACAACCAGCGCTGCCGGGCCGCCGAGATCCTGATCCAGGCCGACGGCAGCGTGCGTCTGATCCGCCGCCGCGAGACCCTGGAAGATCTGGCCGCCTGTTACGAGGGCCTGCTGTAA
- a CDS encoding DUF2156 domain-containing protein, with the protein MKNLSFTPVTLDGRSEFYELWHKTPRRSLDYSLPNIWGWQQYFGLQWAFDGDLCWLRQTVPFVTYWAPVGDWDAVDWAASGIDACRSFIRVPEELLERWRAALPDKVEEHDSRGQWEYLYLQSDLATLPGNRYHKKRNHLRGFEKAYGIDYRPLDDAMVEDVLGLQDDWCQWHECEDSPSLRAENEAINRVLSHWELLDGLCGGSLYVDGQMVAFSVGEALDEKTLGVHYEKGLNGFRGVYQTINACFSREAGNGFELLNRAQDLDEEGLRQAKMTYLPTDFLRKYQVSFK; encoded by the coding sequence ATGAAGAATCTTTCTTTCACTCCCGTCACCCTGGACGGTCGTTCCGAATTCTATGAACTGTGGCACAAGACCCCGCGTCGTTCCCTGGACTACAGCCTGCCCAATATCTGGGGCTGGCAGCAGTATTTCGGCCTGCAGTGGGCCTTTGACGGCGATCTGTGCTGGCTGCGCCAGACCGTGCCCTTCGTCACCTACTGGGCCCCTGTGGGCGACTGGGACGCCGTGGACTGGGCTGCCAGCGGCATCGACGCCTGCCGCAGCTTCATCCGCGTGCCCGAAGAACTGCTGGAGCGCTGGCGCGCGGCCCTGCCGGACAAGGTCGAAGAGCATGATTCGCGCGGCCAGTGGGAATACCTGTATCTGCAGAGCGATCTGGCCACCCTGCCGGGCAACCGCTACCATAAAAAGCGTAACCACCTGCGCGGCTTCGAAAAGGCTTACGGAATCGACTACCGGCCGCTGGACGACGCCATGGTGGAAGACGTGCTGGGCCTGCAGGACGACTGGTGCCAGTGGCATGAATGCGAGGACTCCCCTTCCCTGCGTGCCGAGAACGAAGCCATCAACCGCGTGCTCTCCCACTGGGAACTTCTGGACGGCCTGTGCGGCGGTTCCCTGTATGTGGACGGCCAGATGGTGGCCTTCAGCGTGGGGGAAGCACTGGACGAAAAGACGCTGGGGGTCCATTATGAAAAAGGGCTCAACGGTTTCCGCGGCGTCTACCAGACCATCAATGCCTGCTTCTCCCGAGAGGCGGGCAACGGCTTCGAGCTGCTGAACCGGGCCCAGGATCTGGATGAAGAAGGCTTGCGCCAGGCCAAGATGACCTATCTGCCGACGGACTTTCTGCGCAAGTATCAGGTGAGCTTCAAATAA
- a CDS encoding NlpC/P60 family N-terminal domain-containing protein, translated as MTRSFLWTGVRLAALCSLLLLAACGGKQIPPRDGIPSPHLGTIRDMRSFPQDLTVFAQQAGADTPLLDSQAQAEQDARFNRIFFGPWDMRKTSIRKRDVEIYFRKAKGYKYGDVRWTQDEWDAMRANAGLKSFPNTAMYGITVRNADLREMPSHTPRFSEPTPDPRINPFDYFQYSLLPVGTPVFIAHTSRDGNWYYVETPVAAGWVDANDIGIVDEAFEASYKTGSYVAVLRDNVPLPGSLAGQVNIGTVLPLAPSQSDNTRLAVLVPVKNGSRANVVTLTLAHEDAAIKPLPMTPAQVALIGNVMMGQRYGWGGMFGDRDCSALTRELLTPFGIWLPRNSLSQARSGRRIMLDGMSIKEKEKAILRDGVPFLTLVWLRGHIMLYVGPYKGRPAIFHNVWGVRTVEGASDNERFVIGRAVVSSITPGSELRNLYRTTTFGDRVNSITVLGGR; from the coding sequence ATGACTCGGTCTTTCCTCTGGACAGGGGTACGGCTGGCGGCGCTGTGTTCGCTGCTGTTGCTGGCCGCCTGCGGCGGCAAACAGATCCCGCCGCGTGACGGCATCCCTTCCCCGCATCTGGGCACCATCCGTGACATGCGGAGCTTTCCGCAGGATCTGACCGTGTTCGCCCAGCAGGCCGGTGCCGACACGCCCCTGCTGGACAGCCAGGCCCAGGCGGAGCAGGACGCGCGCTTCAACCGCATCTTTTTCGGCCCCTGGGACATGCGCAAGACCTCCATCCGCAAACGGGACGTGGAGATCTATTTCCGCAAGGCCAAGGGCTACAAATACGGTGACGTGCGCTGGACCCAGGACGAATGGGACGCCATGCGTGCCAACGCCGGTCTGAAGAGCTTCCCCAACACGGCCATGTACGGCATCACGGTACGCAATGCCGACCTGCGCGAGATGCCCAGCCATACGCCGCGTTTCAGCGAGCCCACGCCTGACCCGCGCATCAATCCTTTCGACTACTTCCAGTATTCCCTGCTGCCGGTGGGGACGCCGGTCTTCATCGCCCACACCAGCCGTGACGGCAACTGGTATTATGTGGAGACCCCCGTGGCCGCGGGCTGGGTGGACGCCAATGATATCGGCATCGTGGACGAGGCCTTCGAGGCCAGCTACAAGACCGGCAGCTATGTGGCCGTGCTGCGCGACAACGTCCCCCTGCCCGGAAGCCTGGCCGGACAGGTCAATATCGGCACTGTCCTGCCTCTGGCCCCGTCCCAGAGCGACAACACCCGCCTGGCGGTGCTGGTCCCCGTCAAGAACGGCAGCCGGGCGAACGTGGTCACACTGACGCTGGCCCATGAAGACGCCGCCATCAAGCCCCTGCCCATGACCCCGGCGCAGGTGGCCCTCATCGGCAACGTCATGATGGGGCAGCGCTACGGCTGGGGCGGCATGTTCGGCGACCGCGACTGCTCCGCCCTGACCCGCGAGCTGCTGACGCCCTTCGGCATCTGGCTGCCCCGCAACTCCCTGTCCCAGGCGCGCAGCGGACGGCGCATCATGCTGGACGGCATGAGCATCAAGGAAAAGGAAAAGGCCATCCTGCGCGACGGCGTCCCCTTCCTGACCCTGGTCTGGCTGCGCGGGCACATCATGCTCTATGTGGGGCCCTACAAGGGGCGGCCCGCCATCTTCCACAACGTCTGGGGCGTGCGCACCGTAGAGGGTGCCAGCGACAACGAGCGCTTCGTCATCGGCCGTGCCGTGGTCAGCTCCATCACGCCCGGCAGCGAACTGCGCAATCTGTACCGCACCACCACCTTTGGTGACCGCGTGAACAGCATCACCGTCCTGGGAGGCCGTTGA
- a CDS encoding MATE family efflux transporter, translating to MPEPDLSVSPRAIWKLTWPQMLMMYLVFFMGFINIWVAGRISADVQAALGMVNQCGLFLMVVAMSMSSGATAAVSQSLGAKRMRRAQRYVGTTVLGSLLAGILVALLGWQLGSPILRVLQVPERILPVTAGFWDITMLALPAQYVYAATGVMFRATRQVLPPLWVAATVCIFDLLGCLGLGLGWFGLPCMGYMGIAWANAGAQCLGAVANCLLLCRAGYLCRRAMPTTRWLRAGLPYLLKVALPAGAAQIVWQSGYLMLFVLVASLPFDSINALAGLTAGLRIEALLFLPGMAFNMSVSVLVGNCLGMGEPAKAKRVALQMIVIASLGMSVVAALLWPFRAELAALLSHEAGTQAQIINYLTYNLLSTPFSIASTVMGGVMVGAGATRYNLMVYGGTFWLVRLPLGWLLGHWLWGTASGVFLAMLVSQCLQTAIMFYVLLYRDWARFAMRARHHHDNR from the coding sequence ATGCCGGAACCGGATCTCAGCGTTTCTCCCCGTGCCATATGGAAGCTCACCTGGCCGCAGATGCTCATGATGTATCTGGTCTTCTTCATGGGCTTCATCAATATCTGGGTGGCCGGACGCATCAGTGCCGACGTGCAGGCCGCGCTCGGCATGGTCAATCAGTGCGGCCTGTTCCTCATGGTCGTGGCCATGTCCATGTCCAGCGGCGCCACGGCAGCGGTCAGCCAGTCGCTGGGGGCCAAGCGCATGCGCCGCGCCCAGCGCTATGTGGGCACCACCGTCCTGGGCAGCCTGCTGGCCGGCATCCTGGTGGCCCTGCTGGGCTGGCAGCTGGGCAGCCCCATCCTGCGCGTCCTCCAGGTCCCGGAGCGCATCCTGCCGGTCACCGCCGGTTTCTGGGACATCACCATGCTGGCCCTGCCCGCCCAGTATGTCTACGCCGCCACCGGCGTCATGTTCCGTGCCACCCGGCAGGTCCTGCCGCCGCTCTGGGTGGCGGCCACGGTCTGCATCTTCGACCTGCTGGGCTGTCTGGGGCTGGGCCTGGGCTGGTTCGGCCTGCCCTGCATGGGCTATATGGGCATCGCCTGGGCCAATGCCGGTGCCCAGTGTCTGGGAGCCGTGGCCAACTGTTTGCTGCTCTGCCGTGCCGGTTACCTGTGCCGCCGGGCCATGCCCACCACTCGCTGGCTGCGGGCCGGTCTGCCCTACCTGCTCAAGGTGGCCCTGCCTGCGGGCGCGGCCCAGATCGTCTGGCAGTCCGGCTATCTCATGCTTTTCGTCCTGGTGGCCTCCCTGCCTTTCGACAGCATCAACGCCCTGGCGGGCCTCACCGCCGGTCTGCGCATCGAGGCCCTGCTCTTCCTGCCGGGCATGGCCTTCAACATGAGCGTCTCCGTGCTGGTGGGCAACTGTCTCGGCATGGGCGAGCCCGCCAAGGCAAAGCGCGTCGCTCTGCAGATGATCGTCATCGCCTCGCTGGGCATGAGCGTCGTGGCGGCCCTGCTCTGGCCCTTCCGGGCCGAACTGGCGGCCCTGCTCTCCCACGAGGCGGGCACGCAGGCCCAGATCATCAACTATCTGACCTACAATCTGCTCTCCACGCCCTTTTCCATCGCCAGCACCGTCATGGGCGGCGTCATGGTGGGCGCGGGCGCCACACGCTACAATCTGATGGTCTACGGCGGCACCTTCTGGCTGGTACGTCTGCCGCTGGGCTGGCTGCTGGGCCATTGGCTGTGGGGCACGGCCTCCGGCGTGTTCCTGGCCATGCTGGTCTCGCAGTGTTTACAAACGGCCATCATGTTTTATGTTTTGCTGTACCGCGACTGGGCCCGCTTTGCCATGCGCGCCCGGCACCATCACGACAACAGATAA
- the ybaK gene encoding Cys-tRNA(Pro) deacylase: MSSKKIAKTNAARLLERLAIPFTLHQADVDESDLSAVTMAHKLGVDPGCVFKTLVARGDKTGVIMACIPAAAELNLKALATASGNKHVEMVHLKEVLPLTGYIRGGCSPLAAKKDYPVFLDEHAILWEQIYISAGQRGVQLCLSPDDLCRATGATMAEIANNAD, from the coding sequence ATGAGCAGCAAAAAAATAGCCAAGACCAATGCCGCGCGCCTGCTGGAGCGTCTGGCGATCCCCTTCACCCTGCATCAGGCCGATGTGGACGAAAGCGACCTTTCCGCCGTGACCATGGCCCACAAGCTGGGCGTGGATCCCGGCTGCGTTTTCAAGACCCTGGTGGCCCGCGGTGACAAAACAGGCGTCATCATGGCCTGCATCCCCGCCGCGGCGGAACTGAACCTGAAGGCCCTGGCCACGGCATCCGGCAACAAGCATGTGGAGATGGTCCACCTCAAGGAAGTCCTGCCCCTGACAGGCTACATCCGCGGCGGTTGTTCGCCGCTGGCAGCCAAAAAGGATTACCCCGTCTTTCTGGATGAGCATGCCATCCTCTGGGAGCAGATCTACATCAGCGCCGGACAGCGCGGGGTGCAGCTCTGCCTTTCGCCGGACGACCTGTGCCGGGCCACCGGCGCCACCATGGCCGAGATCGCCAATAATGCAGACTGA
- a CDS encoding DUF523 domain-containing protein has translation MTTPVCRFVVSACLAGEFCRYDGGSNACAAVQELVRRGEAVTACPEGLACLPVPRPPCEIREGRVLSQDGRDLTEDFLRGARLAMETARRHGCTAAILKRRSPSCGVGQIYDGTFSRTLCPGDGLWARMLREAGFALYTEEHLPEDI, from the coding sequence ATGACGACGCCCGTATGCCGTTTTGTGGTCAGCGCCTGTCTGGCCGGGGAATTTTGCCGCTATGACGGCGGGAGCAACGCCTGTGCTGCGGTCCAGGAACTGGTGCGCAGGGGAGAGGCCGTCACGGCCTGTCCTGAAGGGCTGGCCTGCCTGCCCGTGCCCCGCCCGCCGTGCGAGATCAGAGAAGGGCGCGTCCTGTCGCAGGATGGCAGGGATTTGACGGAGGATTTCCTCCGGGGGGCCCGCCTGGCCATGGAGACGGCCCGCAGGCACGGCTGTACGGCGGCCATCCTCAAACGGCGTTCGCCCTCCTGCGGTGTGGGGCAGATCTATGACGGCACGTTCAGCCGTACCCTTTGTCCCGGTGACGGGCTGTGGGCACGCATGCTGCGCGAGGCCGGGTTCGCCCTGTATACCGAGGAACATCTGCCCGAAGATATCTAG
- the coaE gene encoding dephospho-CoA kinase (Dephospho-CoA kinase (CoaE) performs the final step in coenzyme A biosynthesis.) yields the protein MSGESPRQLDFRVAGALVGQRLDKALCGLLPDLSRAAVQRAITAGTCRIDGLPVSTASLKLKAGQEVRLDLPDTANELRAEDEAVDILWQDEHLLLCNKPAGLTVHPCPSCPENTLVQRLLHHFPRLREQEGLRPGVVHRLDKDTSGLLLVALDEPTRLRMSEAFARREVHKEYLALVQGVPPQTGTCREPLGRHPTAKVKMAVVPENRGGKAAHSDWRVLWSSPRKDFSLVAVRIHTGRTHQIRVHMAHVGHPLLGDALYAPAPVAARAPRQMLHAWHISFCHPLSGEALEFFCPPPDDMLRTILNNSSRMQRLVITGNPGCGKSTLTHALEKAGLPTVSADALVAQLYAAGGEMADYLGRRFGERLLEDDGSVCKPALLEAMQQDPGLRKEVEQMVHALVRDAILAFWDKAEAEGKDCAVAEIPLYFECGWHKAGLPGALSLTVRCPREIRLQRIMATRGWNEEKAATLEAWQWPAERKEAASDLVVDNAGTPADLRARIPALLEQLTALRQQAQDDILRQVTACWQVK from the coding sequence ATGAGCGGGGAAAGCCCTCGTCAGCTGGACTTCCGCGTGGCGGGCGCTCTGGTGGGGCAGCGGCTGGACAAGGCCCTGTGCGGTCTGCTGCCCGACCTCTCACGGGCCGCCGTGCAGCGTGCCATCACGGCCGGTACCTGCCGCATCGACGGGCTGCCGGTCTCCACGGCGTCCCTCAAGCTCAAGGCCGGCCAGGAGGTCCGTCTTGATCTGCCCGATACGGCCAACGAGCTTCGCGCCGAAGACGAAGCCGTGGACATCCTCTGGCAGGACGAGCATCTGCTGCTGTGCAACAAGCCCGCGGGCCTGACGGTCCATCCCTGTCCCTCCTGCCCGGAAAACACGCTTGTCCAGCGCCTGCTGCACCACTTCCCGCGTTTGCGGGAACAGGAAGGCCTGCGCCCCGGTGTGGTCCATCGTCTGGACAAGGACACCAGCGGCCTTTTGCTCGTGGCCCTGGACGAGCCCACCCGTCTGCGCATGAGCGAGGCCTTTGCCCGGCGGGAAGTCCACAAGGAGTATCTGGCCCTGGTGCAGGGCGTGCCCCCGCAGACGGGCACCTGCCGGGAACCTCTGGGCCGCCATCCTACCGCCAAGGTCAAGATGGCCGTTGTCCCGGAGAACCGGGGCGGCAAGGCGGCCCACAGCGACTGGCGCGTGCTTTGGAGCAGCCCGCGCAAGGATTTCTCGCTGGTGGCCGTGCGCATCCATACCGGGCGCACGCACCAGATCCGCGTCCACATGGCGCATGTGGGCCATCCCCTGCTGGGCGACGCCCTGTACGCCCCGGCCCCTGTGGCAGCCCGTGCCCCGCGCCAGATGCTGCATGCCTGGCACATCAGTTTTTGCCATCCCCTGTCGGGCGAGGCGCTGGAATTTTTCTGCCCGCCGCCCGACGACATGCTCCGGACCATCCTGAACAACAGCAGCCGCATGCAGCGGCTGGTCATCACCGGCAATCCCGGTTGCGGCAAATCGACCCTCACCCATGCCCTGGAAAAGGCGGGCCTGCCCACGGTCAGCGCCGATGCCCTGGTGGCGCAGCTCTATGCCGCCGGTGGGGAGATGGCCGATTATCTGGGCCGCCGCTTCGGGGAACGTCTGCTGGAGGATGACGGCAGCGTGTGCAAACCCGCTTTGCTGGAGGCCATGCAGCAGGACCCCGGCCTGCGCAAAGAAGTGGAGCAGATGGTCCATGCCCTTGTCCGGGACGCCATCCTGGCCTTCTGGGACAAGGCGGAAGCCGAGGGCAAGGACTGCGCCGTGGCGGAGATCCCCCTGTATTTCGAATGCGGCTGGCACAAGGCCGGTCTGCCCGGTGCCCTGAGCCTGACGGTACGCTGCCCGCGCGAGATCCGCCTGCAACGCATCATGGCCACCCGCGGCTGGAACGAAGAAAAAGCCGCGACTCTGGAAGCCTGGCAGTGGCCAGCCGAGCGCAAGGAAGCCGCCAGCGATCTGGTGGTGGACAATGCCGGGACACCGGCGGACCTTCGCGCCCGCATCCCTGCCCTGCTGGAACAGCTGACAGCACTGCGGCAACAGGCACAGGATGATATCCTCCGGCAGGTCACGGCCTGCTGGCAGGTCAAATGA
- a CDS encoding YeiH family protein has protein sequence MEQNNEVVVDRAKSQWSDLWKKEDYWAIWIGFFFLIVAAWLCFGQRPALEAKFNEYETIIKAEESKPFKTIEWYKATAAQKNVQAQKQSQVADVIAYLKTPARWTDNPLDALMMDQARADERNAALKPKVDAAKQAAAEALATAKAAQDVAAAAGYQDAGLNDAAKAAIDSWQSAEKKASKAASGLAKPFNRIPTLIVLGLVLGALCTVGAVFMGMNPGKFFVSFLIIYALCVLANILGNQKTMRLYGINAEIWSIAIGMIIANTIGTPKLVKDGAQVEYFIKAGLVLLGAEVLFHKILAIGIPGIFVAWVVTPIVLISTFIFGQKVLKMPSRTLNMVISADMSVCGTSAAIATAAACRAKKEELTLSIGLSLTFTAIMMVAMPAFINWVGMPEVLGGAWIGGTVDATGAVAAAGAFIGPKALQVAATVKMIQNMLIGVTAFCVAMYWCAKVDVQEGQKVSAMEIWHRFPKFVLGFLTASIVMSVVSSSLGADVGKMLVDNGINKISVPLRGWFFALAFVSIGLTTNFRELGKYFKGGKPILLYVCGQSLNLALTLLMAWIMFYKVFPEITAKI, from the coding sequence GCGTCCGGCCCTGGAAGCCAAGTTCAACGAATATGAGACCATCATCAAGGCCGAGGAAAGCAAGCCCTTCAAGACCATCGAATGGTACAAGGCCACTGCCGCCCAGAAAAACGTGCAGGCCCAGAAGCAGTCCCAGGTGGCTGATGTCATCGCTTATCTGAAAACGCCCGCCCGCTGGACCGACAATCCTCTGGATGCCCTGATGATGGATCAGGCCCGCGCGGACGAGCGCAACGCCGCCCTCAAGCCCAAGGTCGACGCTGCCAAGCAGGCCGCTGCCGAGGCTCTGGCCACGGCTAAGGCCGCCCAGGATGTCGCCGCCGCTGCCGGTTATCAGGACGCCGGTCTGAATGATGCCGCCAAGGCCGCCATCGACTCCTGGCAGAGCGCCGAGAAGAAGGCCTCCAAGGCTGCTTCCGGTCTGGCCAAGCCCTTCAACCGCATCCCCACCCTCATCGTGCTGGGTCTGGTGCTGGGCGCCCTGTGCACCGTCGGTGCCGTGTTCATGGGCATGAATCCCGGCAAGTTCTTCGTCTCCTTCCTCATCATCTACGCCCTCTGCGTGCTGGCCAACATCCTGGGCAACCAGAAGACCATGCGCCTGTACGGCATCAACGCCGAGATCTGGTCCATCGCCATCGGCATGATCATCGCCAATACCATCGGCACGCCCAAGCTGGTCAAGGACGGCGCCCAGGTGGAATACTTCATCAAGGCCGGTCTGGTGCTGCTGGGTGCCGAAGTGCTGTTCCACAAGATCCTGGCCATCGGTATTCCCGGCATCTTCGTGGCCTGGGTGGTGACCCCCATCGTGCTCATCAGCACCTTCATCTTCGGCCAGAAGGTGCTCAAGATGCCTTCCCGTACCCTGAACATGGTCATTTCCGCCGACATGTCCGTGTGCGGTACCTCGGCGGCCATCGCCACCGCCGCTGCCTGCCGCGCCAAGAAGGAAGAACTGACCCTGTCCATCGGCCTGTCCCTGACCTTCACCGCCATCATGATGGTGGCCATGCCCGCCTTCATCAACTGGGTGGGTATGCCTGAGGTCCTGGGCGGCGCCTGGATCGGCGGTACCGTGGACGCCACCGGCGCCGTGGCCGCTGCCGGTGCCTTCATCGGTCCCAAGGCCCTGCAGGTGGCCGCTACGGTCAAGATGATCCAGAACATGCTCATCGGTGTGACGGCCTTCTGCGTGGCCATGTACTGGTGCGCCAAGGTGGACGTGCAGGAAGGCCAGAAGGTCAGCGCCATGGAAATCTGGCACCGCTTCCCCAAGTTCGTGCTGGGCTTCCTGACGGCTTCCATCGTCATGTCCGTGGTCAGCTCCTCCCTGGGGGCTGATGTGGGCAAGATGCTGGTGGATAACGGCATCAACAAGATCTCCGTGCCCCTGCGCGGCTGGTTCTTCGCCCTGGCCTTCGTGTCCATCGGTCTGACCACCAACTTCCGCGAACTGGGCAAGTACTTCAAGGGCGGCAAGCCCATCCTGCTCTATGTTTGCGGTCAGTCCCTGAACCTGGCCCTGACGCTGCTCATGGCCTGGATCATGTTCTACAAGGTCTTCCCCGAAATCACGGCCAAGATCTAA
- a CDS encoding O-acetylhomoserine aminocarboxypropyltransferase/cysteine synthase family protein, producing the protein MKTESLCLHAGYTPKNGEPRVLPIVQSTTFTYDSTAEVAKLFDLETSGFFYTRLGNPTVDAVEQKIAALEGGVGALCTSSGQAANLIAILNVAQSGDHVVSMASIYGGTFNLFAVTLKKMGIEVTFVDQRADDAEIKKAIRPNTKAVFGEPLTNPSMDVLDIERIAALAHRHGLPLIVDNTFATPVLCRPFDFGADIVVHSTTKYMDGHALQMGGVIVDSGKFDWTSGRFPEFTEPDASYHGLIYTKAFGKAAYIVKARVQLMRDLGCCQTPQGAFYINQGLETLPLRMERHCRNAEAVATFLAGHDKVESVCYPWLPDSHDKALAEKYLPKGCSGVISFSLKGGRDAGARFIDSLKMVSLQVHVADIRTCVLHPASSTHRQLSDEQLTEAGITPGMVRLSVGLENIDDLLEDLSQALAQA; encoded by the coding sequence ATGAAAACCGAATCGCTTTGCCTGCATGCGGGCTATACCCCCAAGAACGGTGAGCCCCGGGTACTGCCCATCGTGCAGAGCACGACCTTTACTTATGACTCCACGGCCGAAGTGGCCAAGCTTTTTGACCTGGAAACTTCCGGCTTTTTCTACACCCGTCTGGGCAATCCCACGGTGGACGCCGTGGAGCAGAAAATCGCGGCTCTGGAAGGCGGCGTCGGCGCCCTGTGCACCTCTTCGGGACAGGCTGCCAACCTCATCGCCATCCTCAACGTGGCCCAGAGCGGCGACCATGTGGTCAGCATGGCCAGCATCTACGGCGGCACCTTCAACCTGTTCGCCGTGACGCTGAAGAAAATGGGCATCGAAGTGACCTTCGTGGACCAGCGGGCCGATGACGCCGAGATCAAGAAGGCCATCCGCCCCAACACCAAGGCCGTGTTCGGCGAGCCCCTGACCAATCCTTCCATGGACGTGCTGGACATCGAACGCATCGCGGCCCTGGCCCATCGTCACGGTCTGCCCCTGATCGTGGATAATACCTTTGCCACGCCTGTGCTCTGCCGTCCCTTCGATTTCGGTGCCGACATCGTCGTCCACTCCACCACCAAATACATGGACGGCCATGCCCTGCAGATGGGCGGCGTCATCGTGGACAGCGGCAAGTTCGACTGGACTTCCGGGCGCTTCCCCGAATTCACCGAGCCCGACGCCTCGTATCATGGCCTGATCTATACCAAGGCCTTCGGCAAGGCCGCTTACATCGTCAAGGCCCGCGTGCAGCTCATGCGCGACCTGGGGTGTTGCCAGACGCCGCAGGGCGCCTTCTACATCAATCAGGGCCTGGAGACCCTGCCCCTGCGCATGGAACGTCACTGCCGCAATGCCGAGGCCGTGGCGACCTTCCTGGCCGGGCACGACAAGGTGGAGAGCGTCTGCTACCCTTGGCTGCCGGACAGCCACGACAAGGCCCTGGCCGAAAAATACCTGCCTAAGGGCTGCAGCGGCGTCATCTCCTTCTCGCTCAAGGGCGGCCGCGACGCCGGGGCCCGTTTCATCGACAGCCTGAAGATGGTGTCCCTGCAGGTGCATGTGGCCGATATCCGTACCTGTGTCCTGCATCCGGCCAGCTCCACGCATCGCCAGCTCAGTGACGAGCAGCTCACGGAAGCTGGCATCACGCCCGGCATGGTCCGCCTGTCCGTCGGTCTGGAAAATATCGACGACCTTCTGGAAGACCTGTCGCAGGCGCTGGCTCAGGCCTAA